A genomic segment from Juglans regia cultivar Chandler chromosome 14, Walnut 2.0, whole genome shotgun sequence encodes:
- the LOC108998488 gene encoding ras-related protein Rab11C-like, whose product MAHRVDHEYDYLFKIVLIGDSGVGKSNILSRFTRNEFCLESKSTIGVEFATRTLQVEGKTVKAQIWDTAGQERYRAITSAYYRGAVGALLVYDITKRQTFDNVQRWLRELRDHADSNIVIMMVGNKSDLSHLRATTDEDGQALAEREGLSFLETSALEATNIEKAFQTILTEIYQIISKKALAAQEAAASTVVPGQGTTINVSDASGNVNMKSCCST is encoded by the exons ATGGCGCATAGGGTGGACCACGAGTACGACTACCTCTTCAAGATCGTGTTGATCGGTGACTCTGGGGTCGGCAAGTCCAATATTCTTTCCAGGTTCACGCGCAACGAGTTCTGCTTGGAGTCTAAGTCCACCATCGGCGTCGAGTTCGCCACCAGAACTCTTCAG GTGGAGGGAAAAACAGTTAAGGCGCAGATCTGGGATACGGCAGGTCAGGAGAGATACCGTGCTATCACCAGTGCATACTATAGAGGAGCTGTTGGGGCGCTGCTTGTGTATGACATAACCAAGAGGCAAACTTTTGACAATGTCCAAAGGTGGCTCCGGGAATTAAGGGACCATGCAGATTCAAACATTGTCATCATGATGGTAGGAAATAAGTCTGACTTGAGCCATCTTAGAGCTACTACAGATGAAGATGGTCAAGCCTTGGCTGAAAGGGAAGGCCTCTCATTTCTTGAGACATCAGCTCTAGAAGCGACTAATATTGAGAAGGCATTCCAGACCATTTTGACAGAGATCTACCAAATCATAAGCAAAAAAGCTTTGGCAGCTCAGGAAGCCGCCGCCAGTACGGTTGTTCCTGGTCAAGGAACCACGATCAATGTTTCTGATGCATCAGGGAATGTGAACATGAAAAGTTGCTGCTCTACTTAA
- the LOC108998481 gene encoding eukaryotic translation initiation factor 3 subunit G-A-like — MASAQQTKLRWGELEEDDGEDLDFLLPPRQVIGPDENGIKKVIEYRFNDDGNKVKITTTSRTRKLANARLSKRAIERRSWPKFGDAVHEDVGSRLTMVSTEEILLERPRAPGSKPEEPKAGGDSLAQLSKGGAVLMVCRTCGKKGDHWTSRCPYKDLAQPAEGFVDKPAVSEATTAAAGATKGTYVPPSQRAGAERTGSDMRRRNDENSVRVTNLSEDTREPDLLELFRPFGAVSRVYVAVDQKTGMSRGFGFVNFVNREDAQRAINKLNGYGYDNLILRVEWATPRAN; from the exons ATGGCTTCGGCGCAGCAAACGAAGCTCCGATGGGGGGAGCTGGAGGAGGACGACGGGGAGGACCTGGACTTTCTGCTTCCTCCGAGGCAGGTGATCGGGCCCGACGAGAACGGTATCAAGAAGGTCATAGAGTACAGGTTCAACGACGATGGCAACAAGGTCAAGATAACCACCACCTCTCGGACTCGCAAGCTCGCCAACGCCCGCCTCAGCAAGCGCGCCATCGAACGCCGCTCCTGGCCCAAGTTCGGCGATGCAGTCCACGAGGACGTCGGTAGCCGCCTCACTATGGTTTCGACCGAGGAGATCCTCCTTGAACGCCCTAGGGCACCAG GTAGCAAACCAGAAGAACCGAAAGCTGGAGGAGACTCATTGGCTCAACTTAGTAAAGGAGGTGCCGTCCTCATGGTTTGCAGGACTTGTGGTAAGAAGGGTGACCACTGGACTTCACGGTGCCCTTACAAGGATCTCGCTCAACCAGCAGAGGGATTCGTTGATAAGCCTGCTGTATCAGAAGCCACAACTGCTGCTGCTGGGGCAACCAAGGGAACATATGTTCCTCCAAGCCAGAGAGCAGGGGCAGAGAGAACCGGATCTGATATGAGACGCAGAAATGATGAAAACTCTGTTCGGGTCACTAACCTCTCAGAGGACACAAGGGAGCCAGACTTACTTGAGCTCTTCCGGCCTTTTGGTGCTGTAAGCCGTGTTTATGTTGCTGTTGATCAGAAAACTGGTATGAGCAGAGGATTTGGTTTTGTTAACTTTGTGAACAGAGAAGATGCTCAGAGAGCCATCAACAAACTCAACGGATATGGTTATGACAATTTAATCCTTAGAGTCGAATGGGCCACCCCAAGAGCAAATTAA